The DNA segment CCAGCGCGACGCATTGCAAACGCAAGGTGCCGACTTCGGTATAGCTTGCCGACAACTGCACGGCAACTTCGGCCCGCTGTTGGCCTTCGAACGCCACCGCCAATGGCGGCAAGCTGTGGAAGCGGTCGTCGTCGAGTTCGACCAGGTCGCCGGTGCGGTAATCGCCGTCGCCGCTGGCCGAGAGCAAATGGAAGCGCACCGGCTGGCCGACGCGTAACGCAAATTGGCGGCCGGCCAGCAACACTTCATGCCCTTCTTCGCTGCCTTTCGGCAAAATGCAGACGCCGCGCCGGGTTTGACCGGCACTGTCGACCAGCAAGAAATAACTGCGCGCCGCGCCGCCACCGATCCGCAATTTTTTATCGCGGCGGGCGATGGCGTAGCTGACTGCACCGTAGGCAACCGCCAATTCCGGGTCCGGATTGTCCAGCACGGTCGGCGCCCGGCCGCCGCGCCAAGCCGACAGCAGCCCCGTTACCCGCTGCACCAGTGCCCGGCTGCGGAATACGCCGCCGTTCAACAACAGCACATCGGGTACGATGCCCTGCTCGCCGAGCGCCTGTTGCGCGGCCTGGGCATGCGACTGCAAAAAACCGGCGATATGCTTGCTGATGGCCGGCTCGGCCGCGTAGGGCAGACCGAATTCGACCACCCCGCTACGCTTCTTGTCCGGCAGTTCCTGCAGCCCCGACAGAGGCAGGAAACCGTCCAACGCAATCTGTCTGACTTCCTCCCGGCTCAACGCTGTGGTTTTACTACCGCCGATCAATTTGGACCCACCGCCGAGCAAAGTCACAGCCATTTGATCCGGCGCATCGTCGGCCAGCAAGCGTTCTTTGGCGATCCGGCATTGCTCCAGCAATTGCGCCAGGTCGGCACTGGACAGTTTGCGTTCGGTACCGCGTAACCGGCTCTCGGCCAAGTGCGCCAGGGCCAGATCGATATTGTCGCCGCCCAGCATCAAGTGGTCGCCGACGCCGATGCGGGTCAATTTGGGCTCGCCGGCGCCGTATTCGATTTTGATTAGGGTCAAGTCGGTGGTGCCGCCGCCAACGTCGCAAACCAGCATCAAGCGGCTGCCGGCCAGGCTGGGCTCGATGCTGCCGGCATGGCGGCGCAACCAGTCGTAACATACGGCCTGCGGTTCCTCCAGCAGACGCACGTCGGCCAGACCGGCCAATTTCGCCGCCTCCAAGGTCAGAGAACGGGCCGATTCGTCGAACGAGGCCGGCACGGTGACGACAAGGGTTTGCCGCGCCAACGGCGCGTCGGGAAAGCGCTGCTCCCAAACCGTCCGCACGTGCTGCAAATAACTCGCACTGGCCGCCAGCGGCGATACCTTGAATACCGACTCGTCACTCCCCCACGGCAAAATCGGTGCCGTATGGTCGACTGCTGTATGCGACAACCAGCTCTTGGCGCTGGTGACCAGGCGGCCCTGCGATTTGGCACCCAGGACTCGCGCGGCTTCGCCCAGTACAGCTCCATCCTCGGCCAACAGGAAACCGGCTTCCGCACTCAATTCGCCCGCCGCCGGATGGTAACGCACCGAAGGCAGCAGCGGTTTGGACGCGACTTCGCCCGGCGCGGTCATCTGCGGAATTTCGAACAGGCGGATGGTCTTGTGCGGATCGCCGACAGCGGCATAGGCCACGACGGTATGGGTGGTACCCAGATCGATACCGACTAAATATTGGCTGGCTGAGTTATTCAAAATGCTTAGTTCGGGCTGGTGGATTGCGGCTGCTGCAGCCATTGGTTGACTTCTTCCAGGTTCTGCGGCGAGATCACACCCACCGCATGTAAAAAACGCATCCGATTTTTGACGTAACTGTAACGACCCTGA comes from the Methylomonas sp. EFPC3 genome and includes:
- a CDS encoding Hsp70 family protein; this encodes MAAAAAIHQPELSILNNSASQYLVGIDLGTTHTVVAYAAVGDPHKTIRLFEIPQMTAPGEVASKPLLPSVRYHPAAGELSAEAGFLLAEDGAVLGEAARVLGAKSQGRLVTSAKSWLSHTAVDHTAPILPWGSDESVFKVSPLAASASYLQHVRTVWEQRFPDAPLARQTLVVTVPASFDESARSLTLEAAKLAGLADVRLLEEPQAVCYDWLRRHAGSIEPSLAGSRLMLVCDVGGGTTDLTLIKIEYGAGEPKLTRIGVGDHLMLGGDNIDLALAHLAESRLRGTERKLSSADLAQLLEQCRIAKERLLADDAPDQMAVTLLGGGSKLIGGSKTTALSREEVRQIALDGFLPLSGLQELPDKKRSGVVEFGLPYAAEPAISKHIAGFLQSHAQAAQQALGEQGIVPDVLLLNGGVFRSRALVQRVTGLLSAWRGGRAPTVLDNPDPELAVAYGAVSYAIARRDKKLRIGGGAARSYFLLVDSAGQTRRGVCILPKGSEEGHEVLLAGRQFALRVGQPVRFHLLSASGDGDYRTGDLVELDDDRFHSLPPLAVAFEGQQRAEVAVQLSASYTEVGTLRLQCVALDGEQQRWDVEFQIRKAKSALVNADLPAQLPQALEKIQAVFGAKSKQVDPQAVKTLRADLEKVLAVPRGEWQTPLLRELCNALLDGSKYRRRSEQHERLWCSLIGFCLRPGFGYPLDDWRVEQLWKLYPEGLQFVNEKQNWAEWWTLWRRVAGGLPAEAQQRIFNDIGKFINPASARQPGLAKQLATRGYEDILRLAASLERLAVADKLQLGEWLLKRLAKAGEPEQSWWALGRIGARILFHGNNHDVIPPAQASAWLNQLLAADWKKQVQIGFAATLLARRCDDRVRDIDDDLRRQVLDKLKQAKAPASWQDMVAEYTALDESQEKQIFGEALPPGLKLI